ttctttatagtggctggtacggggctatgttttggatttgtgctgaaaacagtgttgataatacagagatgttttagttgttgctgcactagtcaaggacttttcagcttcccatgctctgccaggtgcacaagaagctgggaggggacacagccaggatggttggtccaaactgcccaaagggctattccataccacatgacgtcatgctcagtatataaagctggggaagaagaaggaaggggaggacatttggagtgatggcgtttgtcttctcaagtaaccattacgcatgatggagccctgctttcctggaggtggctgaacacctgcctgcccatgggaagtagtgaattaattccttgctttgctttgcttgcatgcgcggcttttgctttacctatcaaactgtctttatctgaacccacgagttttcttacttttgctcttccaattctaGGTGCTGTCACAGATGGCTCTGCACCCCAGGGGTAGGGCGGGGAGTGGTTCTGCAACAGTGTGCACAGAGGCAAGGACTGACTTCAGCAAAGTTTCAAGtacacttttattttccctcatgTGCAGTGATACAGCTAATTCACAAAAGAAATTCACACAGTGTGAACTCTCTCTGTACGGCTGGTATGTGTTATTTACAGTAATCTGTTCTGTCTGTCCTTTTGCTGGTTCTGCAGTTCTCCAAGGTAGTGAGCCATGGCAGCAGCTGTGGTCAATCTTTCTCCTTATTTCAgccatttttcttcactggtgAAGCACCACAGGCTGTCTGTAGCTCTTGTTCTTTCTGCAGGTTCTCATTTACTTCAGCAATCGATTTGgaaagttgtttttttggtgtgaaATAAACAAAGGCAACACTCTTGACTCCAGTGTGTTTCAGTGATTTGGCTGTAAttgtttcctgtattttaatttctcaagtACAGCTACTGATATGttacaattttgttttaaaatctaaaaataactgCCTGTGTATTGCATTGGGGCCAGTAACTCTTGTGGAGATTAGAATGATCCAGGTAGCAGCACTGTGACTGAGTATGTGCAGTTTATGCAAGTCAGtgttatgtttctttaaaaaaatgcaaaactgaaaggCCATCAaatcttaaagaaagaaagatcaaACTTAAACTAAcaattaaagaaagcaaaactttgaGGAAGATGTGATGATTCTGGGCTTCGGGTCTGGTTTTAATGTAGTGGTCCACAGAATCAGCAAATGCAAACTTCTCTGGGCTGTACCCCAGCTGACTCCGTGCCTTATCTATTCGAAATGTATGAGTTATAGAAATGTTCTGTACCTATAGGGCAAAAGAGTCAACATACAAATATATGAATACAGGAAATTGGAACAAAGTCTGCAAATGGTAGCAAAGACACAGttaaaggaaatgcaaaataaaaaaaaaacccacaacattaTATCAATGTCCTGTTGACATAtgtcacattattttaaaagttgttcaCGCCAAAGGAGAATCTTGAAAGCCCAAAGAAGCAGTAAAAGCTGCAAAGCAGGTTCTTCTAGTCTTGAAAACATCCATTAAAAATGTTCTGCGGTCTTGCTTATGTACCTAAGGAGGCAGATAAAAGCCATCTCTTAGGTGCCCAAATACCTTCAGAAATTAGGGCCCAACTGACCAGCCAAAGACATACAGGATACTGGGCCTtgaaaggaaggagctgaggcAGCCTCTCCCAGACTGCAAACATAAGCTCTTACCTTTTCAAAGATTATAACGAGCATAATATATTGCCTAAAATGTACGACGCATACATTTGCCCTGGAAACTGGAGGCTGAAGTAGTACTAGGTGTATTTTACTTTCTACTGACTTAATCTTAAATTGTACCTCAGTATTACCATGTATGTAACCATCCTGTGAGAATTAAGGGGAGTTTACAGACAGACTTTACCTCGTTTCTGGTCAGCAGTGGGGACAGTTCAACAAATGGCTTCAGCAGCAGATGAAGGTATTCCATTATCATGGCTGCATAACAAAAGATTTCTACTTGAGGTAAGAATAGTAAATTGCTATGCCATTATGATTTTGGCATATCTCACGCTGTATATGATAGTGACGGACAATCATGTGCCTAAGAGCTCAGGGCACCATTGCTAACATCAACAGGACCGCTTGCTCACAAGGGTTTGCATTTAATCTTAATACTTCAGTCAGCCTGAATTAGGGTGCTTGGGTGAAAAGGATTTGGAGGATTGGTGACAGGTCTAGTGAAAAGATCATGAGACTTCATAAAAAATGTGGGAACAACAAAATACTCAAGGAGGGATTCTGTCCTGGCTGCACATGGGGGTTGATTCTGGAGAGAGCATGGGATACAGGAGAACAAGAAATTTACCCATGCAGCAAAGCAGATACTCTTCAGCATATTTCATGAAGTCATGGATTTTTACATTTAACTTCTTGTATTTATACCATTAACTCTACAAAGTTATACATCTGTTAAGTCctaaataaaacctgtttttgTGGGACTTGAATAACAGATCATTCTGGTTTCAATGCACTGCATAGAGCTGAACTTCACGCTTAACTGCTGCACACTAGGTGAGCCCAcagtatgttatttttatacatgaaactgaaaattgtgggcaaattaaaaaaacccaaaacattatATTACAATTAGGAATGAGGGTAGGGTggacaggaaagagaaatgttgataaaatatttttacctgaTGCATAAACTAAGGAAGTAGGAATACGTATCCGTGGTTTACTGCAACCTAATCTTTCAAActgaaatagattaaaaatacagtgaaaaaaatagaaacctCAAACAATTTTGAAAGTTTCAATACAGAAGatatttgtggaaatatttactgataaaacagaaaaattcatcGTTGCTGTTACTCtttgagttttaatttttcaggggATTCCAGTTAAATGTCACATGCAGGCACTATGAATTTTCAAGTGGcagtcttaaaaaaaggaaaaaaaaagtttataatcATCGATCGAAATGTCATGGTGTGCTGATACCTAATTATGACATATAATTATGACATATTTATGTTTTTGAGCCCATTGTTAACaataaaatgatattttgaaaataatgtatattACAGATTAATAATTaggatttatattttttgtCCACCCAAAATAGCCAGTGTTAACAGATGCATGCCCAAGAAATGAAGATAATGGCAACTCAAAAGAGGATACTGGTTTAGATGGTCCTTTGGTCTCAGTGAAGACAGTTGCTTTAAGGTAATATTTTAGGCAGGCTTTGTACAGCGCTAATCACACTGAACTTCAAGCAGGAATTAAACTCACATTCAGAACGGAAGTCTTACACCCAAAGCAAATATACCAAACGTTAACATGCACACTAAAGCTGGAATTGTATACAGTcaaagaaattaatgtatttggAGATAAAGTATATATTGTACATACAAGTGGAGTTAACCATTCAAAAAGGTTGAATTTTTCGCCATCATTAATGAAATACACCTGGCCACTCTGTtaaagagggagggaagagacaagttagtaaaaataatactgcatatgtattgacttctttttccttatctCACTCCTTATGAAtagcttaaaaataatgcagcaaTATAAAATATGCATGGATGTACATACAAGCCAACAAACTACCTGCCTGTGTTTCAATCAGCTGCACTAATGTGTGCAATGAAATTGGTGGACAAGTGGTTTATGTGATTAACATGCCTTGGTATAATTTCTTTATTACCGATGTGCCTATACAGAATGGCTATCCTGACTCCAGAGATCACCAAATGCACTGAAAGTGGTTGGTGCCATATCTAACGTGGGCTGTTAACACACACTCACCACATGGTGGGACATGTTCTGCTGTCAGTCTAGTTAAGACTCTTTGTAATCCTTAAGACTCCATCTGTGTAACCAAGGCCTAAGTtacctctttccctttttcttttagggTTTTAGAAAAAGTAGCTTAATCTACTTTGAAAATCTTTCCAATATACTTTAAGGGTAGTGCCTCTAGGTCGGATAAACTCTGTTTACAAGGAGGAAAACAGTTGCAActatttttgaaattaatgaaCCCAAattaaatgtgcttttatttggATATCGTATGGGAAGAGCTGATTACCACAGTTCAGAACATTAAATCTGGATCTACATACAGGGGAACAGGGGATAAATCTGCCTGAACTTCCAGTTTAATTTCTGACATAGCAAACATTCTTTGCTCATCTTCCAGAAATGGCAAATATTAtattacagaaatgcaaagatggAGATATTCTTAGGgaactgaatcacagaatcgtataggttggaaaagacctttaagatcatcgagtccaactgtaaacctagcactgccaagtccaccactacaccatgtccctaagcacctcatccaaacgtcttttaaatacttgcagggttggtgactcaaccacttcactgagtgggcagcctgttccaatgcttgatgaCCCTTTCAgcgaagtaaaatttcctaatacccagtctaaacctcccctggtgcaacttgaggccatttcctcttgtcctatcacttgttacctgggagaagagactgacccccacctctctacagcctcctttcagggagttgcagagagcgataaggtctcccctcagcctccttttctccaggctgaacaactccagttccctcagccgctcctcatcagacttgtgctccagacccttcaccagcttcgttgcccttctctggacacgctccagcccctcaatgtctctcttgtagtgaggggcccaaaactgaacacagtattcgaggtgcggcctaCTTGTTGGAATATTCCAACTCTTGGCACACTGCACAGACAAAGCTGCCAGGTCCCTCACTGTTCATAGCACATTTGTCAACTAAAACCAGACAACAACATACGCTAAAGCACCATAACACATATATTCATTACTGCTACTACTGTAGTTACTATAGTACAGGATACAGTGGCAGGATTCACTGTCAAATGAAAACTGTGGTGCTTTTATTGTTTACTTACAGCTATGTAGTTCTTTTCAGGGGTGAGAGCTTCAGCAGCTAGAATTTGAGCTTGTACAAGATTCTCTGCATGCACCCAGTTCATTTTAGCAGAAGGATCCCCAAACTTGAAGCTAAGTAGCCCCCTCTCAATATTCTTCTGTAaacataaacaaacacaaaaccaatgCAAAATGGGTTTTTAAATGAGGTACAGTGCTCCTTCTTGTTCAGCTAAATGTAGGTTTGtctctacttaaaaaaaaaatacacgaATCAAAAAGAATCAAGAGAAGTGCAGAGAGCTCTAAAAATATTGCTCATGAGGAAGGATCGAAGAACATATTGAACACAGTATGTCctgaatttacaaaaaatacaaGTCTATTCTAAGGATAAGTAAAACATGGCATGGAAAGGTAAGGTACAGTTCTGAATGGATcaaaagtatttgcaaaattGGATCACATTTAACAAATAGCTTTGgctgggaaaaaatggaaagttaaTGCTAGGtgtcacatttttcatttaacagaaacattttagaaacTGCAAAATGTGACAGTTGCATAATGCCTTAAAATGGGCTCATAATAAATAAgtttaaaatcttaaatataaATTTGAAAAGACTATATTTTTTCCAGGGGCTAAAGAAAACATCTCAGGTTTAACTAAAATGACATTTGCCATTCTTATAAAAGATCTTACTCAGAAGATTATAAACTATATTTTGGCTGACTTCAATATAATTCCCTACCtcaaccacaaaacaaaaatatttattatgtgGTGAGCTTGAATCTATTCTTTCCTCAAAGCTGTGCGTAACTTTATATTGTgctgatgcttttaaaataactgactCATATATTCTACAAGGCTCATATTCTAAACACTGTACTAGTCCTACAGTTTAAAAGACAGCAAGtgaaaaagagtaaaacatGAGCACCTCAGCTGTTTGCCCTTCAGTAACCTATTGTACCAGAAGGTGCTTCCAACTCCTTAACTTGTTTCATTGGATAGTGAAAGCTGTTAATAGTTGAGACTGGAAATAAGATATTTTGCCGTATCTctcttcattaatattttaaaccaTTTGGTGTAAGTTGCATGCAAACAGACATTTGAAATATCATAGATTGGCCTGAATCTTATAATTATAGTAAGCATTAAATTATAAAACTGGACTTACAtgtgtttgtatttcagaaaaaggcttttttaatgaactacacattttttccagatatAATGTAGTGCCTGTTAACAAAAGTTATAATATCCTCAGCAGACAATTGAATTGTTGAACTGCTGCTCAATAAGAAGGTCAGTCAATTTATAACACAAATAAGTGATGCTGTTGTATATCACAGAAAATTCtgctgattaaaaaattaaaatacataccGCTAGCCTTGGCAAGTGTCTCTGCTCTTCTGGTCCATAGATTCCTGGTGGGCGAAGAACACACGTGTAGAGTATTCCACCTCCTGGAAGAATTGGTAAGACCATTCTTAAGTGACTTTCACCTGACTACGTTATCTCTTTGTTTGTATGAACCAAAGACTGCAGTACCAGAACTtactctgaaataaattaacttcaccatcttaaaaaataatacagaacaAAAGGTGTTGAATTAGTATCTGGATATTAAGTTGGCAGAATCAGAACATGCAAAATAGCAAGACAAGGCTCAGAGAAGTCCTGCCAACATAGTCAGATTCCTAGAAATTACCAGATATTTCAAAACCCTTCTAACCAGTCCTTTGTCTCTGTGGCAAAGCAGGGGACGAATGTGCCAACTGTGGTGATGAGTTTGCTGAAGTGAGCAAGTTATTGGTAGGAAAGTGGAATGAAACCAACTGATCTCATGCAAAATTATTGATGTGAAACAGTGACTCACTAGCAGTACAAGATAGAGCCAAAAGGTTCTCAACAGTAGGCATGGCCAGCTCCTACTAGAACTGCTGCAGAAGCTCTTGATAACTTCAGTGAGAGAAGGTAAGGACCTTCATAAAAATCCAGTCACATCGCAAGTATATCACTTGGCTGGTTCATCACCTGCTAGTCACTGTTCGTAATAGTActtgaaaacatgcaaaatactCAGTCCTGCTATGGCACAGGATCAAAATGGGATGTTTGGAACAATGACGCTCTAAGCGTCATTGAGAAATGCAGAACCGTGTATTGCTCCTGAAATGAAAAGGGTCTTTGATGTGAAGAGCTgctgagaaaagaggaaataaggaaaaaaccctttattttttaaactaattctATTGGAATGGAATGCCCATCAATGGGCATAAAATGGGCATAAAAATCAATGGGCATTCCATTGACTTTATATCTCTTTATAGCCCTCTGCAAGTATCAAGTGAAGAGATTCTTTTCTGTAAGTTGTCTACAGCTAAATTTAGCTCAGTATCACTTGGTCACATAGAATCATGTTGCACTTTacattaatttgttttgcacTGGCAGTTATAGTATCTCACAGGTGAGCTTAAGTACTCAAGCGTATAACTGTCTTCCTCAACATGGAAAACTTTGGGAAGCTCTAATAAATAATTCCAGGCTGTAGTATCAGGTGGcttcttcagattttaataTATAACTTGGCGCGGAGGGGGGGCTTACAATTTAATCAGCGTTCATGTTCTACTTATGTTGCATAATACAGTGACATTAAAGCTGTCTTCATCTTTTCAATTAACATACTGAACTCATTCCTACCATGCTAAAACCTTTTATGGACACTGTGggaacttaaaaataattaaaagtgatttttaagtgaaaatctTTTAGTTTGTGAGAGGGGGTAGACAACTTGATTTCATAATTGCTGGACAATCTTGTCCACTAAGGATTGATACAGGATACAGGATGTTAGTGAGGAACAAGAAGAGGAGGAGTAAATTCCACTATGAATTCACGCTAAGACAAAAGTACCTGCTAGTGGAGTTCCATTAGCTGCTAGTACCATTTGTTCTGCAATCGATTTGGTTCTGGAATAATGATCAACATgctacagagaaaaagcaagtatGTTTTTATCTGTTCTTGAAATGACAGAGCAGAGGGGCATCTCTTCTCCACTAGTTTTTACTTAGCAGATGGCAACAAATACCTCAAAATACAGAAGCCATGGGGTATTAGTTTAGGATAAAACGCATGCATGTTGCTAAGGTAAGCAAGCATTTCTGTTTATGCAAATCCAGTTAATTAATTTCAGCACATTTGAGAAGcaataaatatatgtatgctTTGAATGCTGCCAAGAACGTAATTGATCACTGCTTTGTaatctggatttctttttcaggtaaCAGAAAAGTCAAAAGCCAAGTGTTGAAGACATTACAATTGGTCTGAATTATCCCGTTCACTTTCTTGTGGCACTGTCccagagaaaatattatttgatatattattcaaaatattattcaatATTTTCTCTAGCCATCTCTACTTCTTGAAAGACTGTGAAGTACTTGATGGAGAGAGGAGGCACACAAAACCCAACCATGTATGCAAAGCACCCAGAAgtactttctcctttttaattaaatccaATAAAACCATATAAAAATAGGCTGCTTTTCCATATCAGCTCTACATTGAATATATGTCATCTTCAATaagggagaaacagaaaaataatataaataataaatggctAAAGAGGCGCCAAGCCATATAACACAATCCCTATGTCCAGGTGGAATTTCATTAATGTTAACGGGACACTGTATGAGTTATTTTCCACAGTCAAGGCCTTGataggaaacaaagaaatataaactGCAGTGTACATAAAACTGATGTGTCAAGGTTGTGAATAGCATCTACAAAGAGtgtaaattagttttctttcttgtagtTGGATTCTGGCATCAGGCAAAACATGGTCATGAAAACTCCAggctttttcagaaataagaaagtAAACAAAGAGGAAACTTGAAAATATAATACAACCAAAATACCTTTTCAATTGGAAAATATGGCACAGTTTCCTCATCACCGTCTTCAATAGGAAGCCCTCCAAAGACCACATTTACTGTACTGGTGTATATCAATCTAGTGATGTTCCTTTGTTTGCAGGCTGCGGCAATGTATAAAGTAAATTAGTTTAGTGGAAACTGAaacaatatggaaaaaaagtttgcatgAGCTTTTCCTGAGAAACTGCCAAATCTTAAAAGAGCAAATCCCTCAATTTTATGATTGGgtgatttaaaatgcaaagcatatTTAAAGGGAAGACATCAGTGTAGAACCAAGTGCTTTACAGTCTGGGACATCCTAATTTGGATGCTGTAAGCTAACACTATGCCTGTGGGAGGGCTGCTACCAGCCTAGGGAGATGGGCTTCAGCTCTAGCCAGGCAGGTGGCTAGAAGTCATCTGCTTCAAGGGCTGCCCACTACCTGTGCACAAGCTATTGGATAGCAATGAGGTTTACTGCTACAAAAT
Above is a genomic segment from Ciconia boyciana chromosome 13, ASM3463844v1, whole genome shotgun sequence containing:
- the LOC140659172 gene encoding putative short-chain dehydrogenase/reductase family 42E member 2 isoform X1, translated to MKLTGIVCIQEHYGAIFNMEEKLLHVSGNRRHYFTDRKLILSGVATPWRQTSNSKVNGNAGALNEKSMRAVVTGGGGYFGYKLGCALAYAGASVVLYDIHKPVWEIPNGVVCIQADVRDYDAIFAACEGADCVFHVASYGMSGREQLHREEIETVNIDGTRFIIDACKQRNITRLIYTSTVNVVFGGLPIEDGDEETVPYFPIEKHVDHYSRTKSIAEQMVLAANGTPLAGGGILYTCVLRPPGIYGPEEQRHLPRLAKNIERGLLSFKFGDPSAKMNWVHAENLVQAQILAAEALTPEKNYIASGQVYFINDGEKFNLFEWLTPLFERLGCSKPRIRIPTSLVYASAMIMEYLHLLLKPFVELSPLLTRNEVQNISITHTFRIDKARSQLGYSPEKFAFADSVDHYIKTRPEAQNHHIFLKVLLSLIVSLSLIFLSLRFDGLSVLHFFKET
- the LOC140659172 gene encoding putative short-chain dehydrogenase/reductase family 42E member 2 isoform X2, producing MEEHYGAIFNMEEKLLHVSGNRRHYFTDRKLILSGVATPWRQTSNSKVNGNAGALNEKSMRAVVTGGGGYFGYKLGCALAYAGASVVLYDIHKPVWEIPNGVVCIQADVRDYDAIFAACEGADCVFHVASYGMSGREQLHREEIETVNIDGTRFIIDACKQRNITRLIYTSTVNVVFGGLPIEDGDEETVPYFPIEKHVDHYSRTKSIAEQMVLAANGTPLAGGGILYTCVLRPPGIYGPEEQRHLPRLAKNIERGLLSFKFGDPSAKMNWVHAENLVQAQILAAEALTPEKNYIASGQVYFINDGEKFNLFEWLTPLFERLGCSKPRIRIPTSLVYASAMIMEYLHLLLKPFVELSPLLTRNEVQNISITHTFRIDKARSQLGYSPEKFAFADSVDHYIKTRPEAQNHHIFLKVLLSLIVSLSLIFLSLRFDGLSVLHFFKET